Proteins encoded in a region of the Bacteroidota bacterium genome:
- a CDS encoding hydroxyacid dehydrogenase — translation MRVAFFELEPWQPDYLRNGLQRLGIAEAVTVCFCAEPLSSATVAQYADSEAIAVFIWTKLDRALLEALPNLRLVLTMSTGYDHIDLATCQERGITVCNVPHYGENTVAEHTFALILSLSRKLHAAYFQGLRGEYRIPELRGFDLYGKTLGVIGAGHIGLHVIRIARGFGMRVLAYDVRPYPLLAEVLGFAYTDLDTLLRESDIVSLHVPAQPDTHHLINRETLSKMKRGALLINTARGSVVDTEALLWALNEGILAGAGLDVIEGEEYIKEESALLKMPVAEQTFRQVVQAHLLLKRDNVVFTPHIAFNSQEAVQRILDTTLENLKAFLAGGPRNVVG, via the coding sequence ATGCGGGTAGCATTTTTCGAGCTAGAGCCCTGGCAACCCGACTACCTCCGAAATGGGCTACAGCGCCTGGGCATCGCCGAAGCGGTTACAGTCTGCTTCTGCGCAGAGCCCCTCAGTTCCGCCACCGTCGCCCAGTACGCCGACAGCGAGGCGATCGCCGTCTTCATTTGGACCAAGCTCGACCGCGCTCTGCTGGAAGCCCTGCCGAACCTGCGGCTTGTGCTCACCATGTCGACGGGCTACGATCACATCGACCTGGCCACATGCCAAGAGCGCGGCATTACGGTCTGCAACGTGCCCCATTACGGGGAGAACACGGTTGCGGAACACACTTTTGCCTTGATCCTGTCGCTATCGCGCAAGCTGCATGCCGCCTATTTTCAGGGGCTGCGCGGTGAGTACCGGATTCCGGAGCTGCGCGGATTCGACCTCTACGGCAAGACGCTCGGCGTCATAGGTGCTGGCCACATCGGGCTGCACGTGATCCGGATCGCCCGCGGCTTTGGCATGCGCGTGCTGGCCTATGACGTCCGCCCCTATCCGCTGCTAGCGGAGGTGTTGGGCTTTGCGTACACGGACTTGGATACGCTGCTTAGGGAATCGGACATCGTCTCGCTACATGTGCCCGCGCAGCCCGACACGCATCACCTTATCAACCGGGAGACGCTGAGCAAAATGAAGCGCGGGGCGCTGCTCATCAACACGGCCCGGGGCAGCGTGGTCGATACGGAGGCGCTTCTGTGGGCGCTTAACGAGGGGATTCTAGCCGGCGCCGGACTGGATGTAATCGAAGGCGAGGAATACATAAAAGAGGAAAGCGCCCTGCTCAAGATGCCCGTCGCCGAGCAGACGTTTCGTCAGGTCGTGCAGGCCCACCTACTGCTTAAACGCGACAACGTGGTCTTCACCCCCCATATCGCCTTCAATAGCCAAGAGGCTGTGCAGCGCATCCTGGACACGACCCTGGAGAACCTGAAGGCCTTCCTGGCCGGCGGGCCACGAAATGTGGTAGGATAA